A window of the Xiashengella succiniciproducens genome harbors these coding sequences:
- a CDS encoding RagB/SusD family nutrient uptake outer membrane protein, producing the protein MKKNIVKYLYGIAVTLVVGVSACTDYLDKAPESVIAPEDAFKNFRNFQGFVERMYHLNPDLAKHYWVSSFNWGEDEVITIGNGEYLMGHSIDRGNYRNHIGKGDCFLDRNWSAGGDRFAKSIWGGGWHGIRTANLGLKAIEDGLLIDATQEQRDFIEGQLYFLRGWFYFQITQYWGGMPYVETVLPSDQPLRLPRESYRENALKMAADFQKAAELLPVNWDNTSTGSVTYGNNELRANKIWAMAMMGKTYLYAASPLMAGKTTNALQDGSYDVELAKLAADALGEVLALVESGQTQYELATFDKYSNLFYTNDQGWRMPGEKEAIIRSPTYGADSYWRQMNSYQYQKISEGDGIVLAPAANYVNYFGMASGLPLDHPDTDFDPEYPWKNRDPRFYKNFVYDGVKVITNATDSLSKEHQYAHLYTNGNYIDPQIGSRTGYLNYKFIPLTANKFDSGIGYSHGSHLHLSWMRLADVYLMYAEAAAQGYGGANGKSPKFSKTAVEAINTIRARAGVGEVHSSLTGSLSTFMKELIRERAVELSFEGHRFNDLRRWRLLTVYPYNIKTRQLFDRAEPLNKDVDPRENRVVGWDEEIIITRNLIERHYWLPIKTSDVSMYEGFGQNPGW; encoded by the coding sequence ATGAAGAAAAATATAGTTAAATATCTATATGGTATAGCTGTAACACTCGTTGTGGGTGTTAGTGCTTGTACAGACTATCTGGACAAGGCACCGGAATCAGTTATTGCCCCGGAAGATGCGTTCAAGAACTTCCGTAATTTTCAGGGGTTTGTTGAACGTATGTACCATCTGAACCCTGATCTTGCCAAGCATTATTGGGTTAGTTCATTTAACTGGGGAGAAGATGAAGTCATTACAATTGGTAATGGTGAATATCTGATGGGTCACAGTATTGATAGAGGTAACTATCGTAACCATATCGGTAAGGGAGATTGCTTCCTTGACAGAAACTGGAGTGCTGGAGGTGACCGCTTTGCAAAATCTATTTGGGGAGGTGGATGGCATGGTATCAGAACTGCAAATCTTGGTCTTAAAGCTATTGAAGATGGTTTGTTAATTGACGCCACTCAGGAGCAGAGAGATTTTATTGAAGGCCAACTTTACTTCCTAAGAGGATGGTTCTATTTCCAAATCACTCAGTATTGGGGAGGAATGCCTTATGTTGAAACAGTTCTTCCAAGTGATCAGCCATTACGTTTGCCTCGTGAGTCATACAGGGAGAACGCTTTAAAGATGGCCGCTGATTTCCAGAAAGCTGCTGAGCTATTGCCAGTAAACTGGGACAATACAAGTACCGGTAGTGTTACTTATGGTAATAACGAGCTGCGTGCCAATAAAATCTGGGCTATGGCTATGATGGGAAAAACATATCTCTATGCAGCTAGTCCATTGATGGCAGGTAAAACTACAAATGCTCTGCAGGATGGATCATATGATGTAGAGTTAGCGAAACTTGCTGCAGATGCTTTGGGTGAAGTTCTTGCTTTGGTTGAAAGTGGTCAGACACAATATGAGCTCGCAACTTTTGACAAGTATTCAAACTTATTTTATACAAATGATCAGGGATGGAGAATGCCTGGTGAAAAAGAGGCGATTATCAGAAGCCCAACCTATGGTGCTGATTCATACTGGAGACAGATGAACTCATATCAATATCAGAAGATTTCTGAAGGTGACGGTATCGTTCTAGCTCCTGCTGCCAACTATGTAAACTATTTTGGTATGGCTAGCGGACTCCCGTTGGATCACCCTGATACTGATTTTGATCCTGAGTACCCATGGAAGAATAGAGACCCTAGATTTTACAAGAACTTTGTATATGATGGTGTAAAGGTTATTACAAATGCAACTGACTCATTGAGTAAAGAGCACCAATATGCTCACTTATATACAAATGGTAACTATATTGATCCACAAATCGGAAGTAGGACAGGCTATTTGAACTATAAGTTTATTCCTCTTACTGCAAACAAGTTTGATTCAGGCATTGGCTATAGCCATGGTAGTCACTTGCATTTGTCATGGATGCGTCTTGCTGATGTTTACTTAATGTATGCCGAAGCTGCTGCTCAGGGATATGGTGGAGCAAATGGAAAATCTCCTAAGTTTTCAAAAACAGCCGTTGAGGCAATAAATACAATTAGAGCACGTGCTGGTGTTGGTGAAGTACATAGTTCACTAACCGGATCTTTAAGCACTTTTATGAAAGAGCTGATTCGTGAGCGTGCTGTAGAGCTTTCATTTGAAGGACATCGTTTTAATGACCTTCGCCGTTGGCGCTTGTTAACAGTTTATCCTTATAATATTAAGACCAGACAGCTGTTTGACAGGGCTGAGCCGCTTAACAAAGATGTTGATCCAAGGGAAAACAGAGTCGTAGGTTGGGATGAAGAAATTATTATAACTCGCAATTTGATTGAGAGACATTACTGGCTTCCCATCAAGACATCTGACGTTAGCATGTACGAAGGGTTTGGACAAAACCCGGGTTGGTAA